The Rhodobacter sp. CZR27 genome includes a window with the following:
- the folD gene encoding bifunctional methylenetetrahydrofolate dehydrogenase/methenyltetrahydrofolate cyclohydrolase FolD, protein MTAKRIDGKVFAANVRAQVADHVARLKADHGLTPGLAVVLVGEDPASQVYVGAKGKQTVEVGMASFEHRLPADTSEAELLALIDRLNRDPQVHGILVQLPLPPHLNSDLVINALDPAKDVDGFHISNVGRLGTGQKSMVPCTPLGCLMMLRDHLGKLSGLNAVVVGRSNIVGKPMAQLLLGDSCTVTIAHSRTKDLAAVCRGADILVAAVGRPEMITGDYVKPGATVIDVGINRIERDGKTKLVGDVEFASASEVAGAITPVPGGVGPMTIACLLANTLTACCRANGLPEPQGLTA, encoded by the coding sequence ATGACGGCGAAGCGGATCGACGGCAAGGTCTTCGCGGCGAATGTGCGCGCGCAGGTGGCAGACCATGTGGCGCGGCTGAAGGCCGATCACGGCCTCACCCCGGGCCTTGCGGTCGTCCTCGTGGGCGAGGATCCGGCGAGCCAGGTCTATGTCGGCGCCAAGGGCAAGCAGACGGTCGAGGTCGGCATGGCCTCTTTCGAACATCGCCTGCCCGCCGACACCTCCGAGGCCGAGTTGCTGGCGCTGATCGACCGTCTGAACCGCGATCCGCAGGTTCACGGCATTCTCGTGCAGTTGCCGCTGCCGCCTCACCTTAACTCGGATCTGGTGATCAACGCGCTCGATCCGGCGAAGGACGTCGACGGCTTTCACATCTCGAACGTGGGGCGGCTCGGCACGGGGCAGAAGAGCATGGTGCCCTGCACGCCGCTCGGCTGCCTGATGATGCTGCGCGACCATCTGGGCAAGCTTTCCGGGCTGAACGCGGTGGTGGTCGGCCGGTCGAACATCGTCGGCAAGCCGATGGCGCAGCTGCTGCTGGGTGACAGCTGCACCGTCACCATCGCCCATTCGCGCACGAAGGATCTGGCGGCGGTCTGCCGCGGCGCCGACATCCTCGTGGCGGCGGTGGGGCGGCCCGAGATGATCACCGGCGACTACGTGAAGCCCGGCGCCACCGTCATCGACGTGGGCATCAACCGCATCGAGCGGGACGGCAAGACGAAGCTGGTGGGCGATGTCGAGTTTGCCTCGGCCTCGGAGGTCGCGGGCGCGATCACGCCGGTTCCGGGCGGGGTGGGGCCGATGACCATCGCCTGCCTGCTGGCCAACACCCTGACCGCCTGCTGTCGGGCGAACGGCCTGCCCGAGCCTCAGGGCCTGACCGCCTGA
- a CDS encoding chorismate mutase — MRDPEDCHSMEDVRAMIDALDAQLVEALARRAGYIDRAAEIKTVEGLPARIDVRVEEVVRNVRVRAMAEGLDPALIETLWRILIDWSIAREEEVLGPDAPREGTTE; from the coding sequence GTGCGAGACCCGGAAGATTGCCACTCGATGGAAGACGTGCGCGCGATGATCGACGCGTTGGATGCGCAGCTCGTCGAGGCGCTGGCCCGCCGGGCCGGCTACATCGATCGCGCGGCCGAAATCAAGACGGTGGAGGGCCTGCCCGCGCGCATCGACGTGCGGGTCGAGGAGGTCGTGCGCAACGTGCGCGTCCGGGCGATGGCCGAGGGCCTCGACCCCGCCCTGATCGAGACGCTCTGGCGGATCCTGATCGACTGGTCGATCGCCCGCGAGGAAGAGGTTCTGGGGCCAGACGCCCCGAGGGAGGGGACGACGGAATGA
- a CDS encoding TIGR00282 family metallophosphoesterase: protein MKLLFLGDVMGRAGRSVVAERLPGLRADWGLDFVVVNGENASSGAGLTADHARKLLASGADCVTLGDHAFDQKEMLQFIETEPRIVRPLNYARSAPGKGARVFSVGGRKVVVVQALGQVFMKRPFDDPFSAVDGVLKGSPLGGAAQAIIVDMHCEATSEKMAMGHWCDGRASLVVGTHTHIPTADAQILNGGTAYLTDAGMCGDYDSVIGMEKTEPLRRFITQMPKGRFEPASGPATLSGVYVETDDRAGLALRVVPVRVGGRLQESRP, encoded by the coding sequence ATGAAGCTTCTCTTTCTTGGCGATGTGATGGGGCGCGCGGGACGCTCGGTGGTGGCGGAACGGCTGCCCGGGCTGCGCGCGGACTGGGGTCTCGATTTCGTCGTGGTGAACGGCGAGAACGCGTCGAGTGGCGCGGGGCTGACGGCCGACCACGCCAGGAAGCTGCTGGCGTCGGGCGCGGATTGCGTGACGCTGGGCGATCATGCCTTCGACCAGAAGGAGATGCTGCAATTCATCGAGACCGAACCGCGGATCGTCCGGCCGCTGAACTATGCCCGCAGCGCGCCGGGCAAGGGCGCGCGCGTCTTCAGCGTCGGCGGCCGAAAGGTGGTCGTGGTGCAGGCGCTGGGGCAGGTCTTCATGAAACGGCCCTTCGACGATCCGTTCTCGGCGGTGGACGGCGTGCTGAAGGGCTCGCCCCTTGGCGGGGCGGCGCAGGCCATCATCGTGGACATGCATTGCGAGGCCACGAGCGAGAAGATGGCGATGGGCCACTGGTGCGACGGACGGGCTAGCCTCGTCGTGGGCACCCACACGCACATTCCGACCGCCGATGCGCAGATCCTGAACGGCGGCACCGCCTATCTGACCGATGCCGGCATGTGCGGCGACTACGATTCGGTCATCGGCATGGAGAAGACCGAGCCTTTGCGCCGCTTCATCACCCAGATGCCCAAGGGCCGGTTCGAGCCGGCCTCGGGCCCGGCCACGCTGTCGGGCGTCTATGTCGAGACGGACGACCGGGCCGGCCTTGCCCTGCGCGTGGTTCCGGTGCGCGTGGGCGGACGCCTGCAGGAATCGCGCCCCTGA
- the pdeM gene encoding ligase-associated DNA damage response endonuclease PdeM, whose translation MNGHSFTLAGAALVALPSGALWWPGERLLCVSDLHLGKSERLARRGGTLLPPYETRATLTRLDADLEATGAGAVLCLGDSFDDGAAAEALPEDERLWLRRLMAGRDWTWILGNHDPAPVDCGGTYRAEVTLGALSFRHIASGEAEVSGHYHPKCALAGKARPCFLLDGSRLILPAYGAYTGGLWCHDPALVALMRPGALAILTGHRALPVPMPRMAPQIRPRSSTFAR comes from the coding sequence ATGAACGGCCATTCCTTCACCCTTGCCGGCGCGGCGCTGGTGGCGCTGCCCTCGGGCGCGCTCTGGTGGCCCGGGGAACGGCTGCTCTGCGTGTCCGACCTGCATCTCGGCAAGTCCGAGCGTCTGGCGCGGCGCGGGGGCACGCTGCTGCCGCCCTACGAGACACGCGCCACGCTCACGCGGCTCGACGCCGATCTGGAGGCGACGGGTGCGGGCGCCGTGCTGTGCCTCGGCGACTCCTTCGACGATGGCGCGGCGGCGGAGGCGCTGCCCGAGGACGAACGGCTCTGGCTGCGCCGCCTGATGGCAGGGAGGGACTGGACCTGGATCCTCGGTAACCACGACCCCGCGCCCGTGGATTGCGGCGGAACCTACCGGGCCGAGGTCACCCTGGGCGCGCTCAGCTTCCGCCACATCGCTTCGGGCGAGGCCGAGGTTTCCGGCCACTACCACCCGAAATGCGCGCTGGCCGGCAAGGCCCGTCCCTGCTTCCTGCTGGATGGGTCCCGACTGATCCTGCCGGCCTATGGTGCCTATACCGGCGGGCTCTGGTGCCACGACCCGGCGCTTGTCGCCCTGATGCGGCCGGGGGCGCTGGCGATCCTGACCGGACACCGGGCGCTGCCCGTGCCGATGCCGCGCATGGCGCCTCAGATCAGGCCGCGCTCCTCGACCTTCGCACGGTGA
- a CDS encoding MOSC domain-containing protein: MPALIPTGFTGRITWLGLVVDRAAALEARAVTELALGFGGPEGEAHGGLTRPSCSRVTAQYRRGTTIRNTRQVSILSAEELAVIAAGMGLAALDPALVGATMVIEGIPDFSLVPPSSRLQAEGGATLVVDMRNRPCTLPAKPIEAVHPGAGARFKPAAVGRRGVTAWVEAEGVLRLGAAVRLHIPEQPAWPHLGAARTKG; this comes from the coding sequence ATGCCGGCCCTGATCCCCACGGGCTTCACCGGCCGGATCACCTGGCTTGGCCTGGTGGTCGACCGCGCGGCGGCGCTGGAGGCGCGTGCCGTGACCGAACTCGCCCTTGGCTTCGGCGGGCCCGAAGGCGAGGCGCATGGCGGTCTTACCCGGCCGTCCTGCTCGCGCGTGACGGCGCAGTATCGGCGCGGCACCACGATCCGCAACACCCGCCAGGTCTCGATCCTCTCTGCCGAGGAGCTTGCGGTCATCGCCGCGGGGATGGGCCTTGCCGCGCTCGATCCCGCCCTTGTGGGTGCGACGATGGTGATCGAGGGCATCCCCGACTTCTCGCTCGTCCCGCCCTCGTCACGGTTGCAGGCCGAGGGCGGTGCGACGCTGGTGGTGGACATGCGCAACCGGCCCTGCACGCTTCCGGCAAAGCCCATCGAGGCGGTCCATCCCGGCGCGGGCGCAAGGTTCAAGCCGGCCGCGGTCGGGCGCCGCGGCGTCACCGCCTGGGTCGAGGCCGAAGGGGTGCTTCGGCTGGGCGCGGCCGTCCGCCTTCATATTCCGGAGCAGCCGGCCTGGCCGCATCTCGGGGCGGCCCGCACCAAGGGATGA
- a CDS encoding formate--tetrahydrofolate ligase translates to MTTDIEIARSACKKPIQEIGARLGIPAGDLIPYGHDKAKVSQGFIRSLKDRPDGRLILVTAINPTPAGEGKTTTTVGLGDGLNRIGKRAITCIREASLGPNFGMKGGAAGGGRSQVIPMEDMNLHFTGDFHAITSAHNLLAAMIDNHIYWGNELGLDARRITWRRVMDMNDRALRDIVVNLGGVANGFPRQTGFDITVASEVMAILCLAEDLEDLERRLGGIVIGYRRDRTPVFCRDLKADGAMAVLLKDAMQPNLVQTVENNPAFVHGGPFANIAHGCNSVIATRTALKLADYVVTEAGFGADLGAEKFFNIKCRIAGLKPAAAVVVATIRALKMNGGVAKEDLGREDVAAVRHGCPNLGRHISNVKGFGVPVVVAINHFTTDTEAEIAAVRAYVAAQGAEAIVCRHWAEGSAGIEDLAHKVVQLAETPSMFAPLYPDDMPLFEKMETVARRIYHAHDVIADHTIRDELRAWEKAGYGALPVCMAKTQYSFTTDAAIRGAPEGHSVPVREVRLSAGAGFVVAICGEIRTMPGLPRQPSAEVIRLNGDGLIEGLF, encoded by the coding sequence ATGACCACGGACATCGAGATCGCGCGTTCCGCCTGCAAGAAACCGATCCAGGAGATCGGCGCCCGGCTGGGCATCCCGGCCGGGGATCTGATCCCCTATGGCCACGACAAGGCCAAGGTCTCGCAGGGCTTCATCCGCAGCCTGAAGGACCGGCCCGACGGCCGGCTGATCCTCGTCACCGCGATCAACCCGACGCCCGCAGGCGAGGGCAAGACCACCACGACGGTCGGCCTCGGCGACGGGCTGAACCGGATCGGCAAGCGCGCGATCACCTGCATCCGCGAGGCCTCGCTGGGGCCCAACTTCGGCATGAAGGGCGGCGCGGCGGGCGGAGGCCGCTCGCAGGTTATCCCGATGGAGGACATGAACCTCCACTTCACCGGCGATTTCCACGCGATCACCTCGGCGCACAATCTGCTGGCCGCGATGATCGACAACCACATCTACTGGGGCAACGAACTGGGCCTCGATGCCCGCCGCATCACCTGGCGGCGGGTGATGGACATGAACGACCGCGCGCTGCGCGACATCGTGGTGAACCTCGGCGGCGTAGCGAACGGCTTTCCGCGCCAGACCGGCTTCGACATCACCGTGGCGTCGGAGGTCATGGCAATCCTCTGCCTCGCCGAGGATCTGGAGGATCTGGAGCGGCGGCTGGGCGGCATCGTCATAGGCTATCGCCGCGACCGCACGCCGGTCTTCTGCCGCGACCTGAAGGCCGATGGCGCGATGGCGGTGCTTCTGAAGGACGCGATGCAGCCGAACCTCGTCCAGACCGTCGAGAACAACCCGGCCTTCGTCCACGGCGGACCCTTCGCCAACATCGCGCATGGCTGCAATTCGGTGATCGCCACGCGCACCGCGCTGAAGCTGGCTGATTACGTGGTGACCGAGGCGGGCTTCGGTGCGGATCTGGGAGCCGAGAAGTTCTTCAACATCAAATGCCGCATCGCCGGGCTGAAGCCCGCGGCGGCCGTGGTGGTCGCCACGATCCGGGCGCTGAAGATGAACGGCGGCGTGGCGAAGGAGGATCTGGGCCGCGAGGATGTGGCGGCGGTCCGGCACGGCTGCCCGAACCTCGGGCGGCACATCTCGAACGTGAAGGGCTTCGGCGTGCCGGTCGTCGTGGCGATCAACCACTTCACCACCGATACCGAGGCCGAGATCGCGGCGGTCCGCGCCTACGTTGCGGCGCAGGGGGCAGAAGCGATCGTCTGCCGGCACTGGGCGGAAGGATCGGCCGGCATCGAGGATCTGGCGCACAAGGTGGTGCAACTCGCGGAGACGCCGTCGATGTTCGCGCCGCTCTATCCCGACGACATGCCGCTTTTCGAGAAGATGGAGACCGTCGCAAGGCGCATCTATCACGCACATGACGTGATTGCCGATCACACCATCCGCGACGAGTTGCGGGCGTGGGAGAAGGCCGGATACGGGGCGCTGCCGGTATGCATGGCGAAGACTCAGTACAGCTTCACCACCGATGCCGCGATCCGGGGCGCGCCCGAGGGGCATTCGGTCCCGGTGCGCGAGGTGCGGCTGTCCGCAGGGGCGGGCTTCGTGGTGGCGATCTGCGGCGAGATCCGCACCATGCCGGGCCTTCCACGCCAGCCTTCGGCCGAGGTGATCCGGCTGAACGGCGACGGACTGATCGAGGGGCTGTTCTAG
- a CDS encoding ligase-associated DNA damage response DEXH box helicase, which produces MTRLPPPLEHWFASRGWALHPHQEAMLRRAEEPALLLVAPTGGGKTLAGFLPTLAELGQKPPPGLHTLYISPLKALTADIRRNLRAPIEGTGLAIRVEDRTGDTGSHTRRRQRADPPHILLTTPESLALLLSYEDAPRIFAGLKRVIVDEIHALAESKRGDQLMLCLARLQRLAPGMRRVGLSATVEDPPALARFLACHPGPCAVLEADPGPDPDIAMLETEAPPPWAGGGGRHAIPEVLAEIRRHRTTLVFHNTRAQAELFFHALWLANEDDLPIGIHHGSLSREQRERVEAAMVAGELRAIVCTGSLDLGIDWGDVDLVILVGAPKNVKRLVQRIGRANHRYNAPSKALLVPANRFEVVECLAALEAVRDHTLDGEPRGAGPRDVLCQHILITAAAGPFDADALFAEVTSASPYAGLSRPDFDACIDFVATGGYALRAYDRWQRIMLRDGRWQLRDPRTAQVIRMNIGTIIDTEVLKVRMRGRGGAPLGEIEEGFAATLTPGDTFLMAGQVVRYEGLHEMTVEVTRNPGRDPRVATFNGTKFATSTLLTHRILELFQQPDWPGLPRHTADWLALQREVSCLPDRDRLLVESFPHDGREHLCIYGFAGRNAQQTLGLLLTKRMEEERLAPLGFVATDYATLIWGLDAVTDPAPLFDPARLREGLEGWLAGNAVMKRTFRNSAIIAGLIERTHMGRRRTGKQATFSSDILYDTLMRHDPGHLLLKITREEAERGLVDFGRIEEMLARIGSRIDCRRLSRVTPLAAPLFLEMGRVPVEGAGRHRLMEEQAAALMAAAGLA; this is translated from the coding sequence ATGACCCGCCTGCCGCCCCCCCTCGAGCACTGGTTCGCCTCGCGCGGATGGGCGCTCCATCCGCATCAGGAGGCGATGCTGCGCCGTGCGGAGGAGCCGGCGCTGCTGCTGGTCGCACCCACCGGCGGGGGCAAGACGCTTGCAGGATTCCTGCCGACGCTGGCCGAACTCGGCCAGAAGCCACCGCCGGGCTTGCACACGCTCTACATTTCGCCGCTGAAGGCGCTGACAGCCGACATCCGCCGCAACCTGCGCGCGCCGATCGAGGGTACGGGCCTCGCGATCCGGGTCGAAGACCGCACCGGCGACACCGGCAGCCACACGCGCCGCCGCCAGCGCGCCGATCCGCCGCACATCCTGCTGACCACGCCCGAAAGCCTCGCGCTGCTCCTGTCCTACGAGGATGCGCCGCGGATCTTCGCCGGCCTGAAGCGGGTGATCGTGGACGAGATCCACGCGCTGGCCGAGTCGAAGCGGGGCGATCAGCTGATGCTGTGCCTCGCCCGGCTCCAGCGCCTTGCGCCGGGCATGCGCCGCGTGGGCCTCTCGGCCACGGTCGAGGATCCTCCCGCGCTCGCCCGGTTCCTCGCCTGCCATCCCGGCCCCTGCGCGGTGCTGGAGGCCGATCCCGGCCCAGATCCCGACATCGCCATGCTGGAAACCGAGGCCCCGCCGCCCTGGGCCGGCGGCGGCGGGCGCCACGCCATCCCCGAGGTGCTGGCCGAGATCCGCCGCCACCGCACCACCCTTGTCTTCCACAACACCCGCGCACAGGCGGAACTGTTCTTCCACGCGCTCTGGTTGGCGAACGAGGACGACCTGCCCATCGGCATCCACCACGGCTCGCTGTCGCGCGAACAGCGCGAGCGGGTCGAGGCGGCGATGGTGGCGGGCGAGCTGCGCGCCATCGTCTGCACCGGCTCGCTCGATCTGGGCATCGACTGGGGCGACGTCGATCTGGTTATCCTGGTGGGCGCGCCGAAGAACGTGAAGCGCCTCGTCCAGCGCATCGGTCGGGCGAACCACCGCTACAACGCGCCCTCCAAGGCGCTTCTGGTGCCGGCCAACCGTTTCGAGGTGGTGGAATGCCTTGCCGCGCTGGAAGCCGTGCGCGACCACACGCTCGACGGCGAACCGCGTGGGGCGGGACCGCGCGACGTGCTCTGCCAGCACATCCTGATCACCGCCGCCGCCGGGCCGTTCGACGCGGACGCCCTCTTCGCCGAGGTGACGAGCGCCAGCCCCTATGCCGGCCTCTCCCGCCCCGACTTCGACGCCTGCATCGACTTCGTGGCGACGGGTGGCTATGCGCTGCGCGCCTATGACCGCTGGCAGCGGATCATGCTGCGCGACGGGCGGTGGCAACTGCGCGACCCGCGCACGGCGCAGGTGATCCGGATGAACATCGGCACCATCATCGACACCGAAGTGCTGAAGGTCCGGATGCGCGGCCGCGGCGGCGCTCCGCTGGGCGAGATCGAGGAAGGCTTCGCCGCCACCCTCACCCCCGGCGACACCTTCCTGATGGCCGGTCAGGTCGTGCGCTACGAGGGCCTGCACGAAATGACGGTGGAGGTCACACGCAACCCCGGCCGCGATCCACGGGTGGCCACCTTCAATGGAACGAAATTCGCCACCTCCACCCTGCTTACCCACCGGATCCTTGAGCTTTTCCAACAACCGGACTGGCCGGGCCTGCCGCGCCACACCGCCGACTGGCTGGCCCTGCAGCGAGAGGTCTCGTGCCTCCCCGACCGCGACCGCCTGCTGGTCGAAAGCTTTCCGCATGACGGGCGCGAGCATCTGTGCATCTACGGCTTTGCCGGACGGAACGCGCAGCAGACCCTCGGCCTCCTGCTCACCAAGCGGATGGAGGAGGAACGCCTTGCCCCGCTCGGCTTCGTGGCCACCGACTATGCCACGCTGATCTGGGGGCTGGATGCGGTGACGGACCCTGCACCGCTGTTCGACCCCGCGCGCCTGCGCGAGGGGCTGGAGGGCTGGCTTGCCGGCAATGCGGTGATGAAGCGGACGTTCCGCAACTCGGCCATCATCGCCGGGCTGATCGAGCGCACGCACATGGGCCGCAGGCGGACCGGCAAGCAGGCGACGTTCTCCTCGGATATCCTTTACGACACGCTGATGCGCCACGATCCCGGCCACCTGCTGCTGAAGATCACCCGCGAGGAGGCCGAGCGCGGTCTGGTGGACTTCGGCCGCATCGAGGAGATGCTGGCGCGGATCGGCAGCCGGATCGACTGCCGCCGGCTGTCGCGCGTGACGCCCTTGGCCGCGCCGCTCTTCCTCGAGATGGGGCGCGTTCCGGTCGAGGGGGCCGGCCGCCACCGGCTGATGGAGGAACAGGCGGCCGCCTTGATGGCCGCCGCGGGACTTGCGTAA
- a CDS encoding SLC13 family permease, whose translation MFGLELPDPLQAQAALAIVAGMLVLFVRETFPVEVTAVAGAALMLALGILPQDDALDVLSNPAPWTIAGLFILAGALVRTGTLDWVTQLAIRHVSERPVRTLAIMSVTVLGMSAFINNTPVVVVMIPVFMQIAREMKVAPSKIMIPLSYLSIFGGTITLIGTSTNLLVDGVAQESGLEAFSIFEITPLGLIMAALGVGYLWLFAGRLLPDRDSLGMMLTDRSRMKFFTEVAVPEGSALIGRRVEDVDLFRRESLRVIDVLRGDASLRRNLAEVTLEAGDRIVLRTPMSEVLSLQASREVRLVDKLSSVQTNVVEVLITPGCFMVGRSLGAMRLRRRYGVYVLAVHRRNQNIGRQLDDLVVQVGDTLLLEGASADIERLASDMQVVDIARPSERAYRRDRAPIVLGVLAAVVVLSALDIAPIVILSLMGVAVVLVSGCIDAEEAFGYVEGRLLALIFAMLAVGAGLENSGAVRMIVDAATPLMQGLPPFALIFVVYSLTSLMTEVVSNNAVAVILTPIVVGLALSLGVDPRPFVVAVMFGASASFATPIGYQTNTLVYGPGGYRFTDFLRVGLPLNLLMMVAMSLLIPLFFPF comes from the coding sequence ATGTTCGGGCTGGAACTGCCGGATCCTCTGCAGGCCCAAGCGGCGCTTGCCATCGTTGCGGGAATGCTTGTCCTGTTCGTCCGCGAGACCTTCCCGGTCGAGGTCACGGCCGTCGCCGGGGCAGCGCTGATGCTGGCGCTGGGCATCCTGCCGCAGGACGATGCGCTGGACGTGCTGTCCAATCCCGCGCCCTGGACCATCGCGGGGCTCTTCATCCTCGCGGGGGCGCTGGTCCGGACGGGCACGCTGGACTGGGTGACGCAACTGGCCATCCGCCACGTGTCGGAAAGGCCGGTGCGCACGCTGGCGATCATGTCGGTGACCGTTCTGGGCATGTCCGCCTTCATCAACAACACCCCCGTCGTGGTGGTGATGATCCCGGTCTTCATGCAGATCGCCCGCGAGATGAAGGTGGCCCCGTCGAAGATCATGATCCCGCTCAGCTACCTGTCGATCTTCGGGGGCACGATCACGCTCATCGGCACGTCGACGAACCTTCTGGTCGATGGCGTGGCGCAGGAATCCGGGCTGGAGGCGTTCTCGATCTTCGAGATCACGCCGCTCGGGCTGATCATGGCGGCGCTGGGCGTCGGCTACCTGTGGCTCTTCGCCGGCCGGCTGCTGCCCGACCGCGACAGCCTGGGCATGATGCTGACCGACCGCAGCCGGATGAAGTTCTTCACCGAGGTGGCGGTGCCGGAAGGCTCGGCGCTGATCGGCCGCCGGGTCGAGGATGTGGACCTGTTCAGGCGCGAGAGCCTGCGCGTGATCGACGTGCTGCGCGGCGACGCGTCGTTGCGCCGGAACCTCGCCGAGGTCACGCTGGAGGCCGGTGACCGCATCGTGCTGCGCACCCCGATGTCGGAGGTGCTGAGCCTGCAGGCGAGCCGCGAGGTGCGGCTGGTGGACAAGCTGTCCTCGGTCCAGACCAACGTGGTCGAGGTGCTGATCACGCCCGGCTGCTTCATGGTCGGCCGGTCGCTGGGGGCGATGCGGCTCAGGCGGCGCTACGGCGTCTATGTGCTGGCCGTGCACCGCCGCAACCAGAACATCGGGCGCCAGCTGGACGACCTGGTGGTGCAGGTGGGCGACACGCTGCTGCTGGAAGGGGCGTCGGCGGATATCGAGCGGCTGGCCTCGGACATGCAGGTGGTCGATATCGCCAGACCCTCCGAACGGGCCTATCGCCGCGACCGCGCGCCGATCGTGCTGGGCGTCCTTGCGGCGGTCGTCGTGCTCTCGGCGCTTGACATTGCCCCGATCGTCATCCTGTCGCTCATGGGTGTCGCGGTGGTGCTGGTCTCGGGCTGCATCGATGCCGAAGAGGCCTTTGGCTATGTCGAGGGGCGGCTCCTGGCGCTCATCTTCGCGATGCTCGCGGTGGGCGCAGGGCTCGAGAACTCGGGCGCGGTGCGGATGATCGTCGACGCGGCGACGCCGCTGATGCAGGGGCTGCCGCCCTTCGCGCTGATCTTCGTCGTCTATTCGCTGACCTCGCTGATGACCGAGGTGGTAAGCAACAATGCCGTGGCGGTGATCCTGACGCCCATCGTCGTGGGCCTCGCGCTGTCGCTTGGCGTCGATCCGCGACCCTTCGTGGTGGCGGTGATGTTCGGTGCCTCGGCCAGTTTCGCCACGCCCATCGGCTACCAGACCAATACGCTGGTCTATGGCCCCGGCGGCTACCGCTTCACCGACTTCCTGCGCGTGGGTCTGCCGCTGAACCTTCTGATGATGGTGGCGATGAGCCTGCTGATCCCGCTGTTCTTCCCGTTCTGA
- a CDS encoding LytTR family DNA-binding domain-containing protein: MLSTGLAVSGPFGSYQHYPLPERFLFWSALVALTLTLGLALRIWFATAGLRELKRGVGLALAVAVLLTLPLWWLMRLALGDALAPTVAEVAPALFCAGLGLSAIRLGPASPVASGEARLLYRMEPAARGELISITVRDHYVDIVTSAGPSSLLMRFSDAMDETEGVPGAQVHRSHWVAWSAVTGVEREPGKLFLVLKDGSRIPVSRAHRAKVEERGLI, encoded by the coding sequence GTGCTTTCGACCGGACTGGCCGTCTCGGGGCCGTTCGGCAGCTACCAGCATTATCCCTTGCCCGAGCGGTTCCTGTTCTGGAGCGCGCTCGTCGCCCTGACCCTGACCCTCGGCCTTGCGCTTCGGATCTGGTTCGCGACGGCGGGCCTGCGCGAGTTGAAGCGCGGCGTCGGCCTCGCTCTGGCGGTCGCCGTCCTGCTGACGCTGCCGCTCTGGTGGCTGATGCGGCTTGCGCTGGGCGACGCACTCGCGCCAACTGTGGCCGAGGTCGCCCCCGCGCTGTTCTGCGCCGGGCTGGGACTGTCGGCGATCCGGCTGGGCCCGGCGAGCCCGGTCGCCAGCGGAGAGGCGCGCCTGCTGTACCGGATGGAGCCCGCGGCGCGGGGTGAACTGATCTCGATCACCGTGCGCGATCACTACGTCGACATCGTGACCAGCGCGGGCCCCTCGAGCCTGCTGATGCGGTTCTCGGACGCCATGGACGAGACGGAGGGCGTGCCCGGCGCGCAGGTGCATCGCTCGCACTGGGTGGCTTGGTCGGCGGTGACGGGAGTGGAGCGCGAGCCGGGCAAGCTGTTCCTCGTCCTGAAGGACGGCAGCCGGATCCCGGTCAGCCGCGCTCACCGTGCGAAGGTCGAGGAGCGCGGCCTGATCTGA
- a CDS encoding YebC/PmpR family DNA-binding transcriptional regulator: protein MAGHSKWANIQHRKGKQDKLRSKMFSKLAKEITVAAKMGDPDPDKNPRLRLAVKAAKAVSMPKDVIERAIKKSQGGDAEDYSEIRYEGYGPNGIAIIVETMTDNVNRTASNVRSYFTKFGGNLGTTGSVSFMFDRVGEITYKPAAGDADTVMMAAIEAGADDVESDEDGHWIYCPDTSLNEVSEALEKVLGESEEAKLVWKPQNRTNVDLETATKLMKLIDALEEDDDVQTVTANFDIPEDVAAKLDA from the coding sequence ATGGCGGGCCATTCCAAATGGGCGAACATCCAGCATCGCAAGGGCAAGCAGGACAAGCTGCGCTCGAAGATGTTCTCGAAGCTGGCGAAGGAGATCACCGTCGCCGCCAAGATGGGTGACCCCGATCCCGACAAGAACCCGCGCCTGCGCCTTGCCGTGAAGGCGGCGAAGGCCGTGTCGATGCCCAAGGACGTGATCGAACGCGCGATCAAGAAGTCGCAGGGTGGCGATGCCGAGGATTACTCGGAAATCCGCTACGAGGGCTATGGCCCGAACGGCATCGCGATCATCGTCGAGACGATGACCGACAACGTGAACCGCACGGCCTCGAACGTGCGCAGCTACTTCACCAAGTTTGGCGGCAACCTCGGAACCACCGGCTCGGTCAGCTTCATGTTCGACCGGGTGGGCGAGATCACCTACAAGCCCGCCGCCGGCGATGCCGACACGGTGATGATGGCCGCGATCGAGGCCGGCGCGGACGATGTCGAATCGGACGAGGACGGCCACTGGATCTACTGCCCCGACACCAGCCTGAACGAGGTCAGCGAGGCGCTCGAGAAGGTTCTGGGTGAAAGCGAGGAAGCCAAGCTCGTCTGGAAGCCGCAGAACCGCACCAACGTCGACCTCGAGACCGCGACGAAGCTGATGAAGCTGATCGACGCGCTGGAAGAGGATGACGACGTGCAGACGGTCACCGCGAACTTCGACATCCCCGAGGACGTGGCGGCGAAGCTCGACGCCTGA